The Arsenophonus sp. genome contains a region encoding:
- the rsxE gene encoding electron transport complex subunit RsxE gives MNQTFIHIKENWKKNSNIIQILGLCPLLAVSSSIVNGLSLGLTTAFVLFFTNITISFLRKYIFKEIRILIYIFIIASIVSIIEILIKSYFFELYQSLGIFFSLVTTNCIIMNQAENYASKNSPYYVIVNSIFTGIQIIIPLLVLGFFREIIGHGTIFYNIELIFGDWSKCLYIELAHFEYPLLFIIFPPGAFLTFGFFLCIKKILKK, from the coding sequence ATGAATCAAACTTTTATTCATATTAAAGAAAATTGGAAAAAAAATTCAAATATAATTCAAATCTTAGGATTATGTCCATTATTAGCAGTATCATCGTCAATAGTAAATGGATTAAGTTTAGGACTAACAACAGCTTTTGTTTTATTTTTTACAAACATAACTATTTCTTTTTTAAGAAAATACATTTTTAAAGAAATAAGAATTCTTATCTACATTTTTATAATTGCATCTATAGTTTCTATCATAGAAATTTTAATAAAATCATATTTTTTTGAACTTTATCAATCATTAGGAATATTTTTTTCTTTAGTAACAACTAATTGTATTATCATGAATCAAGCTGAAAATTATGCTTCAAAAAATTCTCCTTACTACGTAATAGTAAATTCAATATTTACAGGAATACAAATTATTATACCATTATTAGTATTAGGTTTTTTTAGAGAAATTATTGGTCATGGTACAATATTTTATAATATTGAATTAATTTTTGGAGATTGGTCAAAATGTTTATACATTGAATTAGCACATTTTGAATATCCATTGTTATTTATTATATTTCCACCTGGAGCATTTTTAACATTTGGATTTTTTTTATGCATAAAAAAAATATTAAAAAAATAA
- the rsxC gene encoding electron transport complex subunit RsxC, which produces MKKYQKKVNTILVKKGDYVLQGQSLIKCKNFDTTPIHAPTSGEIIKIENLNFENYIQKNIYIKSDYKNQLYPTKNLSNYHQYSRKKILSKIQQSGIIGLGGSGYPTAKKIKNSKKTKIFIINAVECDPYVTKDHCLIHNKTKEIIKGILIFKYLLNPSKILIGINDNNKKSIFLLKKELKKYKTKIEIHIIKNCYPFGNEKQLIEILTKKQVPSNKYPNSIGILVQNINTILSTYNAIFKGRPLTHITISIYGNLIKKPGNYLVPIGTPINFLLNEVGLKKTEIQDIILDGFFMGKKINNLSIPIFKNNHSIIAFQKNKKTKKKMEELPCINCNLCSQVCPINLLPQHLYRLIQHKKHKETHQYHLLDCIECNACTYVCPSRIQLVKYYKNEKKIIKKKLKEKEFNSLTKKRFEKKQNRLLKNDIFISKEKNKSIIDDDYINKNSSNDKYKSIVSKAIKRARLKKVNIKIKTK; this is translated from the coding sequence ATAAAAAAATATCAAAAAAAAGTAAATACTATTTTAGTTAAAAAAGGAGATTATGTACTACAAGGACAAAGTTTAATAAAATGTAAAAACTTTGATACTACACCAATACATGCACCAACTTCTGGAGAAATAATCAAAATTGAAAATCTAAATTTTGAAAACTATATACAAAAAAATATATACATTAAATCAGATTACAAAAACCAATTATATCCAACTAAAAATTTGTCTAATTATCATCAATATTCCAGAAAAAAAATTTTATCAAAAATTCAACAATCTGGTATTATTGGATTAGGAGGTTCAGGATATCCAACTGCAAAAAAAATTAAAAATAGTAAAAAAACAAAAATTTTTATTATAAATGCAGTAGAATGTGATCCTTATGTAACAAAAGATCATTGTTTAATACATAATAAAACGAAAGAAATAATTAAAGGGATTTTAATATTTAAATATTTATTAAACCCATCCAAAATATTAATTGGAATAAATGATAATAATAAAAAATCCATATTCTTATTAAAGAAAGAATTAAAAAAATATAAAACAAAAATTGAAATACATATAATAAAAAATTGTTATCCATTTGGAAATGAAAAACAATTAATTGAAATTTTAACTAAAAAACAAGTTCCATCAAATAAATATCCTAATTCTATAGGCATTTTAGTACAAAATATTAATACAATTTTGTCTACTTATAATGCTATTTTTAAAGGTAGACCATTAACACATATTACAATTAGCATATATGGAAATTTAATTAAAAAACCTGGAAATTATTTAGTTCCAATAGGAACACCAATAAATTTTTTATTAAATGAAGTAGGATTGAAAAAAACAGAAATTCAAGATATTATCTTAGATGGATTCTTTATGGGTAAAAAAATTAATAATTTATCTATTCCAATCTTTAAAAATAATCATTCTATTATAGCATTTCAGAAAAACAAAAAAACAAAAAAAAAAATGGAAGAATTACCATGTATTAATTGTAATCTATGTTCACAAGTATGTCCAATAAATTTATTACCACAACATTTATATCGTCTAATTCAACATAAAAAACATAAAGAAACACATCAATATCATTTGTTAGACTGTATAGAATGCAATGCTTGTACTTATGTTTGCCCAAGTCGAATACAACTTGTGAAATATTATAAAAATGAAAAAAAAATAATAAAAAAAAAATTAAAAGAAAAAGAATTTAATTCTCTTACAAAAAAAAGATTTGAAAAAAAACAAAATCGTTTATTAAAAAACGATATTTTTATATCAAAAGAAAAAAATAAATCTATCATTGATGATGATTATATAAATAAAAATTCATCTAACGATAAATATAAAAGTATTGTTAGTAAAGCTATAAAAAGAGCTCGTTTAAAAAAAGTAAATATAAAAATAAAAACAAAATAA
- the ftsY gene encoding signal recognition particle-docking protein FtsY, producing the protein MSKIINKKEKKNIKKYFLYQLKKKLINTSKNIGVACLDFFTNKKIDVNFFNEIEEKLLYSDVGIQTTQEILKKLKYYVNLNQIKSTTFLYEKIKNELEKILLNVEKSFFLNNEKFSIVLLVGVNGVGKTTTIGKLGYRIKKKGRSILLAAGDTFRVAAIDQLLLWSKTIDVPIVYGKIGSDPGSVVFDSILEMKKKNINTLLIDTAGRLQNKIYLIDELKKIVRIVEKQNFIFSFEKILILDANTGQNAINQVEVFHKQLGLTGIILTKLDGTSKGGVIFSIANRFRIPIYFIGIGENKEDLRQFIATEFIRALFNDE; encoded by the coding sequence ATGTCAAAAATTATAAATAAAAAAGAAAAAAAAAATATTAAAAAATATTTTTTGTATCAATTGAAAAAAAAATTAATTAATACTAGTAAAAATATCGGTGTTGCTTGTCTTGATTTTTTTACTAATAAAAAAATTGATGTAAATTTTTTTAATGAAATCGAAGAAAAACTTTTGTATTCTGATGTTGGTATTCAAACAACTCAAGAAATATTAAAAAAATTAAAATATTATGTTAATTTGAATCAAATTAAATCTACTACATTTTTATATGAAAAAATAAAAAATGAATTGGAAAAAATTTTATTAAATGTAGAAAAATCTTTTTTTTTAAATAATGAAAAATTTTCTATTGTCTTATTAGTAGGTGTAAATGGTGTGGGTAAAACAACTACAATTGGAAAATTAGGGTATAGAATTAAAAAAAAAGGGAGATCTATTTTATTAGCTGCAGGTGATACATTTAGAGTTGCAGCTATTGATCAATTGCTATTATGGAGTAAAACCATTGATGTACCTATTGTTTATGGAAAAATTGGATCTGATCCTGGATCAGTAGTATTTGATTCAATATTGGAAATGAAGAAAAAAAATATAAATACTCTTTTAATAGATACTGCAGGTAGATTACAAAATAAAATTTACTTAATTGATGAATTAAAAAAGATTGTTAGAATCGTTGAAAAACAAAATTTTATTTTTTCTTTCGAAAAAATATTAATATTAGATGCAAATACAGGTCAAAATGCAATTAATCAAGTCGAAGTTTTTCATAAGCAATTAGGATTAACAGGGATTATATTAACTAAATTAGATGGAACATCTAAAGGAGGAGTAATTTTTTCTATTGCTAATCGATTTCGAATTCCAATTTATTTTATTGGTATAGGTGAAAATAAAGAAGATCTAAGACAATTTATAGCTACTGAATTTATTAGAGCATTATTTAATGATGAATAA
- the nth gene encoding endonuclease III, producing MNKKKRILILKQLEKNNHKYKKNSLKYHSPFELLISVMLSAQCTDIRVNKITNRLYKIANTPEKFLSLGINKIRYLIKSIGLFNKKAKNIIEISKILIKYHNSQIPNNRKELESLPGVGRKTANIILNTIFNFPTIAVDTHVFRFCKRTKFVTGNNVLEIEKKLIQKVPTKYKKNCHYFFLNHARYICTAKNPKCQSCIINKLCEFKKKKTNIHLFLK from the coding sequence ATGAACAAAAAAAAAAGAATACTCATTCTAAAACAATTAGAAAAAAATAATCATAAATATAAAAAAAACTCTCTTAAATATCACTCACCATTTGAATTATTAATTTCTGTTATGTTATCAGCTCAATGTACTGATATAAGAGTTAATAAAATTACAAATCGACTTTATAAAATTGCAAATACTCCAGAAAAATTTTTATCTTTAGGAATAAATAAAATTAGATATTTAATTAAATCAATAGGTTTATTTAATAAAAAAGCAAAAAATATTATAGAAATTTCTAAAATTTTAATTAAATATCATAATAGTCAAATTCCAAATAATAGAAAAGAATTAGAATCTTTACCTGGAGTTGGAAGAAAAACTGCAAATATTATTTTAAATACAATATTTAATTTTCCAACTATTGCAGTCGATACACATGTTTTTCGTTTTTGCAAACGCACTAAATTTGTTACTGGAAATAATGTTTTAGAAATTGAAAAAAAATTGATTCAAAAAGTTCCAACAAAATATAAAAAAAATTGTCATTATTTTTTTTTAAATCATGCTCGTTACATTTGCACAGCAAAAAATCCAAAATGCCAATCTTGTATTATTAATAAATTATGCGAATTTAAAAAAAAGAAAACTAATATACATTTATTTTTAAAATAA
- the rsxG gene encoding electron transport complex subunit RsxG → MDIKNNNFKKKIQYNACILCIICIFFSGIISIIYTITQEKIRKELISKKKHIFSKIIPLKYLDNNFEKNCYKLNIDIKKNIINIKINSVYLAKNKNKIIAFIIESTTYNGYGGPIQLMIAIDIFGKILGIHIIEHHETPGLGDKIDIKISNWITQFINKKNIKKWKVKQQNREFTQITGATITTKAVLNVIQESLSFIQKNYKKIPLSQKCNSEL, encoded by the coding sequence ATGGACATAAAAAATAATAATTTTAAAAAAAAAATTCAATATAATGCATGTATATTATGCATAATTTGCATTTTTTTTTCTGGTATAATTAGTATTATTTATACTATTACTCAAGAAAAAATTAGAAAAGAATTAATTTCAAAAAAAAAGCACATATTTAGTAAAATTATACCATTAAAATATCTTGATAATAATTTTGAAAAAAATTGTTATAAGTTAAATATTGATATTAAAAAAAATATAATTAACATTAAAATTAATAGCGTTTATTTAGCAAAAAATAAAAATAAAATTATTGCATTTATAATTGAAAGTACAACATATAATGGATATGGAGGACCTATTCAACTAATGATAGCAATAGATATATTTGGTAAAATATTAGGAATACATATTATTGAACATCATGAAACTCCAGGATTAGGAGATAAAATTGATATAAAAATTTCAAATTGGATTACTCAATTCATTAATAAAAAAAATATAAAAAAATGGAAAGTTAAACAACAAAATAGAGAATTTACTCAAATTACAGGAGCAACTATCACAACAAAAGCAGTACTGAACGTCATTCAAGAATCTCTATCTTTTATACAAAAAAATTATAAAAAAATTCCTTTATCTCAAAAATGTAATTCAGAATTATGA
- the rpoH gene encoding RNA polymerase sigma factor RpoH produces the protein MIKNIQKSLTIPQGSLEAYIRLAYSFNMLSEAEEIKYAKDLYYNGNLEAAKSLILSHLRFVIHIARNYSGYGLSQADLIQEGNVGLMKSVRRFNPDIGVRLVSFAVHWIKAEIHEYVLRNWRIVKVATTKAQRKLFFNLRKNKKKMGWFNTDEVNMVAKELGVSVNDVREMEYRMVAQDMVFDIDINNIHDNSIIPAVVYLQDKNSDFAYDIEVDNWENHSNDKLIRALSSLDPRSHDIIHARWLDQENRTTLQDLANKYSISAERIRQLEKNAMQKLRIVMES, from the coding sequence ATGATAAAAAATATTCAAAAATCATTGACTATACCACAAGGTAGTCTTGAAGCATATATAAGATTAGCTTATTCATTTAATATGTTATCAGAAGCAGAAGAAATAAAATATGCAAAAGATTTATATTATAATGGAAATTTAGAAGCAGCAAAAAGTTTAATTTTATCTCATTTGCGTTTTGTAATTCATATTGCAAGAAATTATTCTGGATATGGATTATCACAAGCCGATTTAATTCAAGAAGGAAATGTTGGATTAATGAAATCTGTACGTCGTTTTAATCCTGATATAGGTGTTCGTTTAGTATCATTTGCAGTGCATTGGATTAAGGCAGAAATTCATGAATATGTTTTGCGTAATTGGAGGATAGTAAAAGTTGCAACAACGAAAGCTCAAAGGAAACTTTTTTTTAATTTACGAAAAAATAAAAAAAAAATGGGTTGGTTTAATACTGATGAAGTGAATATGGTTGCTAAAGAATTAGGTGTTAGTGTAAATGATGTTCGTGAAATGGAATATAGAATGGTTGCTCAGGATATGGTATTTGATATTGATATAAATAATATACATGATAATTCAATAATTCCAGCCGTGGTATATCTGCAGGATAAAAATTCAGATTTTGCATACGATATTGAAGTTGATAATTGGGAGAATCATTCTAATGATAAATTAATTAGAGCTTTATCTTCATTAGATCCTCGAAGTCATGATATTATTCATGCACGATGGTTAGATCAAGAAAATAGAACAACTTTGCAAGATTTAGCTAATAAATATTCTATTTCTGCTGAAAGAATACGTCAATTGGAAAAAAATGCTATGCAAAAATTACGTATTGTTATGGAAAGTTAG
- the rsxB gene encoding electron transport complex subunit RsxB, producing the protein MNPIFTSILFLGLLGFFLGSILSLISFYCKSNVNPIIEKINDVLPQSQCGQCSYPGCHPYAESIVNNNEKINKCIPGGKDVIIDIETILNVESNSSYKIEKKTKKVAFIKEDDCIGCNQCAKVCPIDSIVGSFRYMHTVLSEICTGCKICVPICPVNCIEIIPKKSYSSKKI; encoded by the coding sequence ATGAATCCTATATTCACATCAATATTATTTTTAGGATTACTAGGTTTTTTTTTAGGTAGTATCTTATCTTTAATTTCTTTTTATTGCAAAAGTAATGTAAATCCAATAATTGAAAAAATTAATGATGTTTTACCACAAAGTCAATGTGGACAATGTAGTTATCCTGGATGTCATCCTTATGCAGAATCTATTGTCAATAATAATGAAAAAATTAATAAATGTATTCCAGGAGGGAAAGATGTAATAATAGACATTGAAACAATACTCAATGTTGAATCTAATTCCTCCTATAAAATCGAAAAAAAAACAAAAAAAGTTGCATTTATTAAAGAAGATGATTGTATAGGTTGTAATCAATGTGCAAAAGTCTGTCCTATTGACTCTATTGTTGGTTCTTTTAGATATATGCATACCGTACTATCAGAAATTTGTACAGGTTGTAAAATATGTGTACCAATATGTCCTGTAAATTGTATTGAAATAATACCTAAAAAAAGTTATTCTTCTAAGAAAATTTGA
- the rsmD gene encoding 16S rRNA (guanine(966)-N(2))-methyltransferase RsmD, whose amino-acid sequence MKKKYIKKNKIRIISGIFKGHNIFITKKYNIKPTQNIIRETLFNWLNPIIKNATCLDCFAGTGALSIEAISRSAKLATLIELNYHVFKKIKFNLNRLKISNAKIFNKNIYSFLNQKGKKYDIIFIDPPFYKKMVDQTIYLINKNQWSQKNTYIYIETHITDIIKNIPKNWILYRKKKIGKIFSYLYIQN is encoded by the coding sequence ATGAAAAAAAAATATATTAAAAAAAATAAAATTCGCATAATTAGTGGTATATTTAAAGGACATAACATTTTTATTACAAAAAAATACAATATCAAACCAACTCAAAATATAATCAGAGAAACTCTATTTAATTGGTTAAATCCTATAATTAAAAATGCCACATGTTTAGATTGTTTTGCAGGAACTGGAGCATTATCTATAGAAGCAATATCTAGATCTGCAAAATTAGCAACGTTAATTGAATTAAATTATCATGTTTTTAAAAAAATTAAATTTAATTTAAACAGATTGAAAATTAGTAATGCTAAAATTTTTAATAAAAATATTTATTCATTTCTTAATCAAAAAGGAAAAAAATATGACATTATTTTTATTGATCCTCCATTTTACAAGAAAATGGTTGACCAAACAATTTATTTAATAAATAAAAATCAATGGTCTCAAAAAAATACTTATATTTATATTGAAACACATATAACAGACATTATAAAAAACATACCAAAAAATTGGATTTTATATCGAAAAAAAAAAATTGGAAAAATATTTTCTTATTTATATATACAAAATTAA
- a CDS encoding RnfABCDGE type electron transport complex subunit D, whose translation MPGIIVQSYYFSIGTIYQITFSIFISFFCEIIGIKLCNYSIKKHIKNYSWVITATLIALSIPPLSPWWMVACGTFFAIFIAKYIYGGLGENIFNPAMTGYAILLISFPIQIAQWINLKQLQNIDFNYVEILKTIFIKNDLFILFIKNKYSNLIELTQATPLDLIKTKIFTETMNNQTEFINHKQFIKNNPWIWINIAYCFGGLLLILFKIINWRIPTIILVIIITLSLISWNINPNKYMHPLIHMFSGSTMIGVFFIATDPVTSTTNKYGLYIYTSIIGFLIWIIRTYSNYPDSIAFAILLSNSLVPIINYYIFPKTYGHKK comes from the coding sequence ATGCCTGGTATTATAGTACAATCATATTATTTTAGCATCGGTACAATTTATCAAATAACTTTTTCAATTTTTATATCTTTTTTTTGTGAAATTATTGGGATAAAATTATGTAATTATTCTATAAAAAAACATATTAAAAATTATTCTTGGGTTATAACAGCAACATTAATTGCATTAAGTATTCCTCCTTTATCACCTTGGTGGATGGTAGCTTGTGGAACTTTTTTTGCAATCTTCATCGCTAAATATATATACGGAGGTTTAGGTGAAAATATATTTAATCCAGCTATGACTGGATATGCAATATTATTAATTTCATTTCCAATACAAATAGCACAATGGATTAATTTAAAACAATTACAAAACATTGACTTTAACTATGTTGAAATTTTGAAAACTATTTTTATAAAAAATGACTTATTCATTTTATTTATTAAAAATAAATATTCAAATTTAATTGAATTAACACAAGCAACACCATTAGATTTAATTAAAACTAAAATATTTACTGAAACTATGAATAATCAAACAGAATTTATTAATCATAAACAATTTATAAAAAACAACCCTTGGATTTGGATAAATATAGCATACTGTTTTGGAGGTTTATTATTAATATTATTTAAAATAATTAATTGGAGAATACCAACTATTATTTTGGTTATAATTATAACACTTTCTCTAATTTCATGGAATATTAATCCAAATAAATATATGCATCCACTAATTCATATGTTTTCAGGATCAACTATGATTGGTGTTTTTTTTATTGCTACTGATCCAGTGACATCAACAACAAATAAATATGGACTATATATATACACATCTATCATAGGTTTTTTAATATGGATTATAAGAACATATAGTAATTATCCAGATTCAATAGCATTTGCAATATTATTATCAAATAGCTTAGTTCCAATTATTAATTACTATATTTTTCCAAAGACTTATGGACATAAAAAATAA
- the folE gene encoding GTP cyclohydrolase I FolE — translation MTLNFEKIHFIRKKLEQEGLETPFYPRNILDKNSKKKIENYIYKIICLLNLDFNNKEISVIPKRIVKMYTEDIFFGLDYNNFPKMNFIENKMNINEMITISNITLTSICEHHFLIIDGKATVSYIPKNKIIGLSKIIKIVHFFSKRPQIQERLTKQILVTLQMILETKNVAVFIDALHYCIKARDIHDSTSTTITKSFGGIFKSNNKTKQEFLNSVTRF, via the coding sequence ATGACATTAAATTTTGAAAAAATTCATTTTATACGTAAAAAATTAGAACAAGAAGGATTAGAAACACCATTCTATCCAAGAAATATCTTAGATAAAAATTCTAAAAAAAAAATAGAAAACTACATATATAAAATTATATGTTTATTAAATCTAGATTTTAATAATAAAGAAATATCTGTTATACCTAAGAGAATAGTAAAAATGTATACTGAAGATATTTTTTTTGGATTAGATTACAATAATTTCCCAAAAATGAATTTTATTGAAAATAAAATGAACATCAATGAAATGATTACAATATCAAATATCACTTTAACCAGTATCTGTGAACATCATTTTTTAATTATTGATGGAAAAGCTACTGTTTCATATATTCCAAAAAATAAAATAATTGGATTATCAAAAATAATAAAAATTGTACATTTTTTTTCTAAACGACCGCAAATACAAGAAAGATTAACAAAACAAATATTGGTTACATTACAAATGATTTTAGAAACAAAAAACGTAGCTGTATTTATTGACGCATTACACTATTGTATTAAAGCTAGAGACATACACGACTCTACTAGTACTACAATAACTAAGTCGTTTGGAGGTATATTTAAATCGAATAATAAAACTAAACAAGAATTTTTAAATTCTGTAACGCGTTTTTAA
- the folD gene encoding bifunctional methylenetetrahydrofolate dehydrogenase/methenyltetrahydrofolate cyclohydrolase FolD translates to MKTKIIDGKKISKIIIEKIKKTVKNIISSGNRPPGLAIILIGNNKSSRIYIKNKIKTCKEIGFVSYYYNFPKIIKENKILKLINHLNQNKNIDGIIIQIPLPKKFYYKKIAEQISIKKDVDGLHPYNIGSLFQNHPNIRPCTSSAIITILKYYNIKVFGLNAVIVGASNIVGKPMILELLLKGCITTIIPQYNKNLQFYIKNADLLIVAIGKPKYIPGIWIKPGAIVIDVGINWSKNGKIYGDVCYKSALNRASWITPVPGGVGPVTVAMLMQNTLNAYQNQYNIIN, encoded by the coding sequence ATGAAAACTAAAATTATTGATGGAAAAAAGATATCTAAAATAATAATAGAAAAAATAAAAAAAACAGTTAAAAATATAATTTCTTCTGGAAATAGACCACCTGGACTTGCAATAATTTTAATTGGAAATAATAAATCTTCAAGAATATATATTAAAAACAAAATAAAAACATGCAAAGAAATTGGTTTTGTATCTTATTATTATAATTTTCCAAAAATTATAAAAGAAAACAAAATTTTAAAATTAATTAATCATTTAAATCAAAATAAAAATATTGATGGCATTATTATACAAATCCCTCTTCCAAAAAAATTTTATTACAAAAAAATAGCAGAACAAATAAGTATAAAAAAAGATGTAGATGGATTACATCCTTACAATATAGGTTCTCTTTTCCAAAACCACCCAAATATCAGACCTTGTACATCATCAGCTATTATTACAATATTAAAATATTATAATATTAAAGTTTTTGGATTAAATGCAGTAATAGTTGGAGCTTCTAATATTGTTGGAAAGCCTATGATATTAGAACTTTTATTAAAAGGCTGTATTACTACTATTATACCTCAATACAATAAAAATTTACAATTTTATATTAAAAATGCTGATTTATTAATTGTTGCAATTGGTAAACCAAAATATATTCCTGGAATTTGGATCAAACCAGGAGCAATTGTAATTGATGTAGGTATTAATTGGAGTAAAAATGGAAAAATTTATGGCGACGTTTGCTATAAAAGTGCATTAAATCGTGCTAGTTGGATTACTCCAGTTCCTGGAGGTGTGGGTCCAGTCACAGTTGCAATGTTAATGCAAAATACATTAAATGCATATCAAAATCAATATAATATTATAAACTAA